The following proteins are co-located in the Camarhynchus parvulus chromosome 19, STF_HiC, whole genome shotgun sequence genome:
- the TRARG1 gene encoding trafficking regulator of GLUT4 1, which translates to MASTGSAPGGPGPGSGTALPTRFQETEKLLSATEGREEKGLRGSKSFTAALPGETERNGHGLGYKSVSVGHLEAPPLSPSRLSLGRASSTATSTAAPEQGRPRDYLVLAIFSCFCPVWPINIVGLVFSIMSRNSGQQGDTDGARRLGRMARLLSIVSIVLGTIIIVLYISLSIGAS; encoded by the exons ATGGCCAGCACCGGCTCCGCGCCCGGGGGTCCGGGCCCGGGCTCGGGCACGGCGCTGCCCACCCGCTTCCAGGAGACGGAGAAGCTGCTTTCGGCGACCGAGGGCCGGGAGGAGAAGGGCCTCCGCGGCTCCAAATCCTTCACGGCAGCCTTGCCCGGCGAGACGGAGCGCAACGGGCACGGGCTCGGCTACAAGTCGGTGTCGGTCGGGCACCTGGAGGCGCCGCCGCTGTCGCCGTCCCGGCTGAGCCTGGGCAGAGCCTCGTCCACGGCCACCAGCACGGCGGCCCCGGAGCAGGGCCGCCCTCGGGACTACCTGGTGCTCGCCAtcttctcctgcttctgccCCGTCTGGCCCATCAACATCGTGGGCCTCGTCTTCTCCATCATG TCGAGGAACAGTGGCCAGCAGGGGGACACGGACGGCGCCCGGCGGCTCGGACGcatggccaggctgctcagcatCGTCTCCATCGTGCTGGGGACCATCATCATCGTGCTCTACATTTCACTCAGCATCGGAG CTTCCTAG
- the BHLHA9 gene encoding class A basic helix-loop-helix protein 9 gives MAGAAAGTGGPEPDSSEEELDARDAPQACYRQGLWVSQSRGENASPGDTDGMKVRKRSRPVRSKARRMAANVRERKRILDYNQAFNALRLALKHDLGGKRLSKIATLRRAINRIAALSLSLRGAGCCWPCAHSECRARAGLPAQEPGLRGSRPQLPWEPLSAGTRCPPSPLSAAFSPQRQLHHYESSCGSGGIPHPGQQRFTGSPQEPGPGQPGYCQGWGQQQCLPTH, from the coding sequence ATGGCCGGAGCAGCCGCGGGGACAGGGGGGCCGGAGCCCGACAGCTCCGAGGAGGAGCTGGACGCGAGGGACGCACCACAGGCGTGCTACAGGCAGGGTTTGTGGGTGTCCCAAAGCAGGGGAGAAAACGCCAGCCCGGGGGACACGGACGGGATgaaggtgaggaagaggagccgGCCGGTGCGCTCCAAGGCCAGGAGGATGGCTGCCAACGTCAGGGAGCGCAAGAGGATCCTGGACTACAACCAAGCCTTCAACGCCCTGCGGCTGGCCCTCAAGCACGACCTCGGCGGCAAAAGGCTCTCTAAAATCGCAACCCTCCGGCGAGCCATCAACCGGATCGCGGCTCTGTCGCTGTCCCTGCGCGGCGccggctgctgctggccctgcgcCCACTCCGAGTGCCGCGCCCGGGCCGGGCTCCCCGCGCAGGAgccggggctgaggggcagccgcccccagctgccctgggagcccctTTCTGCAGGGACACGGTGCCCTCCGTCCCCTCTCAGCGCGGCGTTTTCCCCTCAGCGGCAGCTCCATCACTACGAGAGCTCCTGTGGCTCCGGCGGGATCCCGCACCCCGGCCAGCAGCGATTCACGGGCAGCCCGCAAGAGCCTGGCCCCGGGCAGCCGGGCtactgccagggctggggacagcagcagtgcctcccCACGCACTGa